In Oncorhynchus keta strain PuntledgeMale-10-30-2019 chromosome 19, Oket_V2, whole genome shotgun sequence, a single genomic region encodes these proteins:
- the clic1 gene encoding chloride intracellular channel protein 1 gives MSDENQPQVELFVKAGSDGQSIGNCPFSQRLFMVLWLKGVTFNVTTVDMKRKPDILKDLAPGAQPPFLLYGTEVKTDTNKIEEFLEENLSPPKYPRMASRNPESNTAGLDVFSKFSAYIKNSNPQLNDNLEKGLLKALKKLDDYLGSPLPEEIDENSADEVTSSARPFLDGQDLTLADCNLLPKLNIVKVVCLKYRTFSVPKSLSNLWRYLDAAYAREEFSSTCPNDTEIHIAYSAVAKALK, from the exons ATGAGTGACGAAAATCAACCTCAAGTTGAACTTTTTGTGAAG GCAGGCAGTGATGGCCAGAGCATTGGCAACTGTCCGTTCTCCCAGCGCCTCTTCATGGTGCTGTGGCTTAAAGGAGTAACGTTCAACGTCACCACCGTGGACATGAAGAG GAAACCAGACATCCTTAAGGACCTAGCACCTGGTGCTCAGCCCCCCTTCCTGCTCTATGGGACGGAGGTGAAAACAGACACCAACAAGATAGAAGAGTTCCTGGAGGAGAACCTGTCCCCTCCAAA ATACCCCCGCATGGCTTCCAGGAACCCTGAGTCTAACACAGCCGGCCTGGACGTGTTCTCCAAGTTCTCGGCCTACATCAAGAATTCAAACCCCCAGCTCAATGACA ACCTAGAGAAAGGCCTGCTCAAGGCCCTGAAGAAGCTAGATGACTACCTTGGCTCACCACTTCCTGAGGAGATTGACGAGAATAGTGCTGATGAGGTCACTTCTTCCGCCCGCCCCTTCCTGGATGGGCAGGACCTCACTCTGGCCGACTGCAACTTGCTGCCCAAGCTGAACATTGTCAAG GTTGTGTGTCTGAAGTATCGCACTTTCTCCGTCCCCAAGTCTCTCTCCAACCTGTGGCGGTACCTGGACGCTGCGTACGCCCGCGAGGAGTTCTCCTCTACCTGCCCCAACGACACAGAGATACACATCGCCTACTCAGCCGTGGCTAAAGCACTTAAGTAG